One window from the genome of Pedobacter schmidteae encodes:
- a CDS encoding nuclear transport factor 2 family protein yields the protein MNANEVLIRHFYTSFQNKDVQAMQDCYADAARFSDPVFMDLNAAEVKAMWAMLIKSGKDMRLEFKNIKENENGATAEWDAWYTFSATGNKVHNRIKASFFIADGKITKHQDQFCFYGWASQALGFTGVLLGWTAFIKNKIRATANKNLHNFIAQTSK from the coding sequence ATGAATGCTAATGAAGTACTGATTCGTCATTTTTACACCAGTTTTCAAAACAAAGATGTACAGGCTATGCAGGATTGTTATGCTGATGCAGCTCGTTTTAGCGACCCCGTTTTTATGGACTTAAATGCAGCTGAAGTTAAAGCGATGTGGGCCATGCTGATCAAAAGCGGAAAAGACATGCGTCTGGAATTTAAGAACATTAAAGAAAATGAAAATGGCGCAACGGCGGAATGGGATGCGTGGTATACTTTTTCGGCAACGGGCAACAAAGTACATAATCGTATCAAGGCGTCATTTTTTATTGCAGACGGAAAAATCACTAAACACCAGGACCAATTCTGTTTCTACGGGTGGGCAAGTCAGGCACTTGGCTTTACTGGTGTTTTACTTGGCTGGACGGCCTTTATCAAAAATAAGATCAGGGCTACTGCCAACAAAAATCTTCACAATTTTATTGCCCAGACAAGCAAATAA
- a CDS encoding DUF5687 family protein, translating to MLLTFLNHQWKAFWRSRNRGGSLTTQIVLIFFILYFLIIAISAGIKMPWLLQQLYPDQDVIKSFNGIILYYFALDFMLRLQLQELPTLSIVPYLHLKISKSKIVSFLNVKALFSAFNLWPFLLFFPFCFSKIATAHGSFVTLMYAIAIASITVFNNYLVLYIKRKSISNIAYTLVGLTIIGSFAALEYFKVISMMTGSGYVFSTITQQPLAGLFFCLAAFTIFKTNSSYLRRNLYTEELSSAQEKKASTDYAFLNRFGRTGELAALELKLILRHKRSRNTLFIALISLLYGFIFYKKEVITDDGFGQMMFAAIFMTGISILTYGQFMFAWQSAHFDGLLGNKINFRDFIKAKFLLFTIGSTMITVLASFYGFLSPKLLLLHLTAYLYNVGFGIVVVLYLANFNYKRIDLNRSATFNYQGISANQWLLMFPYALTPIFIYLPFGLFDKPYLGLIIVSLFGLIMIIMRNYWINLITKKFEQQRYKIAEGFRA from the coding sequence ATGCTGCTTACTTTTTTAAATCACCAATGGAAGGCCTTTTGGCGTTCGCGCAATCGCGGAGGTAGCTTAACCACTCAAATTGTGCTGATCTTTTTTATTCTTTATTTTCTTATTATAGCCATTAGTGCGGGCATTAAAATGCCCTGGCTACTGCAGCAGCTTTATCCGGATCAGGATGTCATCAAAAGCTTCAACGGAATTATTCTGTATTATTTTGCCTTAGACTTCATGCTGCGCCTTCAATTACAAGAGCTCCCAACCTTAAGCATTGTTCCATATTTGCATTTAAAAATCTCCAAAAGCAAAATCGTTAGCTTCCTCAATGTAAAGGCCCTGTTCTCTGCATTCAACTTATGGCCGTTCTTGTTGTTCTTTCCATTCTGTTTCTCCAAAATAGCGACAGCACACGGAAGCTTTGTAACCCTGATGTATGCCATTGCAATTGCTTCGATAACAGTATTTAATAATTATCTCGTATTATACATCAAGCGCAAATCTATTTCAAACATCGCGTATACGCTGGTCGGACTAACCATCATCGGAAGTTTCGCGGCATTAGAATATTTTAAAGTCATCTCAATGATGACTGGCTCTGGCTATGTTTTCAGCACAATTACCCAACAACCCCTTGCAGGTCTATTTTTTTGCCTAGCTGCCTTTACTATATTTAAAACTAATAGCAGCTACCTGCGCCGTAATTTGTATACGGAAGAATTAAGCTCCGCTCAGGAAAAAAAAGCAAGTACCGATTATGCTTTTCTAAATCGTTTTGGCCGAACAGGAGAACTCGCAGCTCTGGAATTGAAGTTGATTTTACGGCATAAGCGCTCTCGCAATACCCTCTTTATAGCCCTCATCTCTTTGCTTTACGGTTTTATCTTTTATAAAAAAGAGGTGATTACGGACGATGGATTTGGGCAGATGATGTTTGCTGCGATTTTCATGACGGGAATCTCTATCCTCACTTACGGTCAATTTATGTTTGCCTGGCAAAGTGCACATTTTGATGGACTACTAGGCAATAAAATCAATTTTAGAGATTTTATAAAAGCTAAATTTTTACTTTTCACGATAGGTAGCACAATGATTACTGTACTGGCTAGTTTTTATGGTTTTTTGAGTCCTAAATTGTTGCTACTACATTTAACTGCTTACCTATACAATGTAGGCTTTGGAATTGTAGTAGTCCTTTACCTGGCCAATTTCAATTATAAAAGAATAGACCTCAATAGAAGTGCGACCTTCAACTACCAGGGAATAAGCGCCAATCAATGGCTACTAATGTTTCCCTATGCATTAACACCCATCTTTATTTATCTACCTTTTGGTTTGTTCGATAAACCTTACCTGGGTCTGATCATTGTATCATTATTTGGCCTGATCATGATCATAATGCGCAATTACTGGATTAATTTAATTACCAAAAAATTTGAACAGCAACGATATAAAATAGCCGAGGGCTTTAGGGCATAA
- the hisS gene encoding histidine--tRNA ligase — translation MSNIKPSLAKGTRDFSPQEMVKRNFIFDTVKTVFRKYGYAEIQTPSMENLSTLTGKYGDEGDKLIFKILNSGDYLSKVKPDLLAQANSNAMISSISEKALRYDLTVPFARYVVMHQNDISLPFKRFQVQPVWRADRPQKGRYREFYQCDVDVVGSDSLLNEAEFILIYQEALSNLGLKDFTIKINNRKILSGIAEILGKPELIIDMTVAIDKLDKIGLDGVTKELIERGFTAADIDKLKPVILLEGSNEQKLNSLKTVLQTSETGLKGISEIETVFDYVNELVKSDASLNPDVELDITLARGLNYYTGCIFEVKTNEVAMGSIGGGGRYDDLTGMFGLKGLTGVGVSFGADRIYDVLEELNLFPESTATGTRVLISNFDKDAERYALPVLQNLRRSGVAAELYPSSAKLKKQMSYADDKRIPYVILIGSDEMQTGELTLKDMQSGQQQKLTLQAIIDLLLG, via the coding sequence ATGTCAAATATCAAACCCTCTTTAGCAAAAGGAACCAGAGATTTTTCTCCTCAGGAAATGGTAAAACGTAATTTCATTTTTGATACGGTTAAAACTGTTTTCAGAAAATATGGCTATGCCGAAATACAAACCCCATCGATGGAGAATCTTTCCACTTTAACCGGTAAATATGGTGATGAGGGGGATAAACTGATATTTAAAATTCTGAATAGTGGCGATTACCTGTCCAAAGTAAAACCTGATCTACTTGCTCAGGCCAATTCAAATGCAATGATTTCGTCCATAAGCGAAAAAGCCCTGAGGTATGATTTGACTGTGCCATTTGCCCGTTACGTCGTGATGCATCAGAATGATATATCGCTGCCTTTTAAACGATTTCAAGTGCAACCGGTATGGCGCGCCGACAGGCCTCAAAAAGGGCGATACAGAGAATTTTATCAGTGCGATGTTGATGTAGTAGGTTCTGATAGTTTATTGAATGAAGCTGAGTTTATTCTGATTTACCAGGAGGCATTAAGCAATCTGGGTTTAAAAGACTTTACCATTAAAATCAATAACCGTAAAATATTATCGGGGATAGCTGAAATACTTGGTAAGCCTGAACTGATCATTGATATGACCGTAGCGATTGACAAGCTGGATAAAATAGGCTTGGACGGCGTAACAAAAGAACTAATCGAGCGGGGTTTTACAGCTGCAGATATAGATAAATTAAAACCGGTTATTTTATTAGAGGGGTCGAATGAACAAAAATTAAATAGTTTAAAAACCGTATTACAAACATCTGAAACTGGCTTAAAAGGGATTTCGGAAATAGAAACCGTATTTGATTACGTAAATGAACTGGTTAAATCAGATGCTTCTTTAAATCCTGATGTGGAACTTGACATTACACTGGCGCGTGGATTAAATTATTACACCGGCTGCATTTTTGAGGTAAAAACCAACGAAGTGGCAATGGGCAGCATTGGTGGTGGTGGCCGTTACGATGACCTGACAGGTATGTTTGGCTTAAAAGGGTTGACAGGTGTAGGTGTTTCTTTTGGCGCTGACAGAATTTATGATGTTTTGGAGGAATTGAATCTTTTCCCCGAATCAACGGCTACAGGCACCAGGGTGTTGATTAGCAATTTTGATAAAGACGCTGAAAGATATGCATTACCTGTCTTACAAAACTTGCGTAGATCGGGAGTCGCTGCTGAACTATATCCTTCCTCGGCAAAGCTTAAGAAGCAAATGAGTTATGCCGATGATAAACGTATACCCTATGTAATATTGATAGGAAGTGACGAGATGCAGACGGGCGAACTGACATTAAAAGATATGCAAAGCGGACAACAGCAAAAACTAACCCTACAGGCTATTATAGATTTGCTGCTTGGCTAA
- a CDS encoding TonB-dependent receptor, whose product MKRVHLLLCILVYLLFPLLGIASEVAQFRGRVIDASTHAPLVGATIYITDLKAITTTNGQGEFILKNVPAKGKFLLEVRFVGYKTYSETVDLASQNSLTVSLSPSIIESAEVVITGSPFSSNNKTNSLSVVTIGKTKLTQAAGTNLIDAIAKTPGISQVSTGGAISKPIIRGLGYNRVLTMVDGAREEAQQWGDEHGIEVDQFSAARIEILKGPASLLYGSDALGGVINVIDDLVPAPGVHNGTFTSTYSTNNGLSASSLMLQGNEDGFVYRGRASYKNAYGFGYKNTTVPNSGFNELNFNGMLGLNKSWGYSHLTFSRFHTNIGLVEEGPDSDGNYLNEDGELITKAQAKERKLNLPFQDITHYRTALNSNFILGKGQLKTVFAFQSNVRKEFEEQIQEPGLNLNLKSYTYDLKYNFPNLGQWQPAIGVQGMYQDNKNNGDEFLIPDYDSNNIGAFAYLKRNFNKGAINVGLRYDYKKVEGKGLNFEGEQIFTGFNNKFSNLSGSLGFAFEVAKNLVLKGNAGSGFRAPNIAELGANGRHEGTFRYEIGNSNLKQETSMQFDLGLEYAAENVTFGLNAYANRIFNYIYPGNFNNETMPFSNEDGSIETLPVYRYVQTNADLFGGEASVDFHLIKSLHFENSFAYTRGVNRATDLALPFIPAATINNEIRFEPNIKGLEDTYVKVGVTNTFKQTRFDSFETQTNGYTLLDAGVGTNIHTKKGQFNIWVMGQNLLNKEYYNHLSRYKPVGIYNPGRNVTFGISVPFL is encoded by the coding sequence ATGAAAAGAGTTCATCTTTTACTATGCATATTGGTATACCTTTTATTTCCATTATTAGGTATTGCTTCAGAAGTTGCCCAATTCAGGGGACGAGTTATCGACGCCTCAACACATGCCCCCCTTGTTGGTGCAACCATTTATATTACCGATTTGAAAGCCATCACCACTACGAATGGGCAGGGAGAGTTTATCTTAAAGAATGTGCCTGCAAAAGGTAAGTTCCTACTGGAGGTTCGCTTTGTAGGCTATAAAACCTATTCAGAAACCGTGGATCTGGCCAGTCAAAACAGTCTGACAGTTTCCTTATCTCCTTCTATTATTGAAAGTGCGGAGGTGGTAATTACGGGCTCGCCATTTAGCTCAAATAATAAAACCAACAGTTTGTCGGTTGTTACCATAGGTAAAACCAAGCTTACACAGGCTGCGGGGACAAACCTGATCGATGCGATCGCTAAAACGCCGGGGATCTCTCAGGTCAGTACAGGCGGGGCCATTTCTAAACCTATTATACGAGGTTTGGGTTATAACAGGGTGTTAACAATGGTTGATGGAGCCCGGGAAGAAGCCCAGCAGTGGGGCGACGAACATGGCATCGAGGTGGATCAGTTCTCGGCAGCGCGGATTGAAATATTGAAAGGTCCGGCAAGTTTGCTGTATGGCTCAGATGCTCTTGGTGGCGTAATTAATGTGATTGACGATCTGGTTCCTGCTCCCGGAGTACACAATGGGACATTTACTTCTACTTATAGCACCAACAATGGTCTAAGTGCATCTTCGCTAATGCTGCAGGGTAATGAGGATGGCTTTGTATACCGTGGCCGGGCCTCTTATAAAAATGCCTACGGATTTGGCTATAAAAATACTACGGTACCTAATTCAGGGTTTAATGAGCTGAATTTTAACGGAATGTTGGGCTTAAATAAAAGCTGGGGCTATTCGCATCTTACCTTTTCCCGCTTTCATACCAATATAGGTTTGGTAGAGGAAGGACCGGATAGTGATGGTAATTATCTGAACGAAGATGGAGAACTGATTACAAAGGCACAGGCCAAAGAAAGAAAGTTGAACCTGCCATTTCAGGATATAACCCATTACCGTACTGCATTAAACAGTAATTTCATTTTAGGTAAAGGGCAACTGAAGACAGTTTTCGCTTTTCAAAGCAATGTTCGTAAGGAGTTTGAAGAGCAAATACAGGAGCCGGGACTGAACTTGAATCTCAAGTCATATACTTATGATCTGAAATATAACTTTCCCAATTTAGGACAGTGGCAGCCGGCAATTGGCGTGCAGGGAATGTACCAGGACAATAAGAATAATGGAGATGAATTTCTGATTCCGGATTACGACAGCAATAACATAGGCGCTTTTGCCTATCTGAAACGTAATTTTAACAAAGGTGCTATTAACGTGGGGCTTCGTTACGATTATAAAAAGGTAGAAGGTAAAGGATTGAATTTTGAAGGGGAGCAGATCTTTACAGGCTTTAATAACAAATTTTCTAATTTGTCAGGGTCTTTGGGCTTTGCATTCGAAGTCGCAAAAAATCTTGTGCTAAAGGGAAACGCAGGTTCGGGGTTCAGAGCGCCTAATATTGCGGAACTTGGTGCCAATGGGCGGCATGAAGGTACATTCAGATACGAAATCGGAAACAGCAACTTAAAGCAGGAGACCAGTATGCAGTTTGATTTGGGACTGGAATATGCAGCGGAGAATGTAACCTTTGGTTTGAATGCTTATGCCAATAGAATCTTCAACTATATTTATCCGGGCAACTTTAATAACGAAACCATGCCATTCAGCAATGAAGATGGGAGTATAGAAACTTTGCCGGTATACCGTTATGTGCAAACCAATGCAGATCTGTTTGGAGGTGAGGCTTCTGTCGATTTTCACCTGATAAAATCCTTACACTTTGAAAATTCATTTGCTTATACCAGAGGCGTGAATAGGGCTACAGATCTTGCCTTGCCCTTTATTCCGGCTGCAACGATCAATAATGAAATTCGTTTCGAACCCAACATTAAGGGCTTGGAGGATACCTATGTTAAAGTCGGGGTAACGAATACTTTTAAACAGACACGTTTTGATAGTTTTGAAACCCAGACCAACGGTTATACTTTACTGGACGCAGGTGTTGGAACAAATATCCATACAAAAAAGGGACAGTTTAACATTTGGGTAATGGGTCAGAATCTCTTAAACAAAGAATATTACAATCATTTGAGCAGGTATAAACCGGTTGGGATCTACAACCCCGGACGCAATGTTACCTTTGGCATCAGCGTGCCATTTTTGTAA
- a CDS encoding alpha/beta fold hydrolase, protein MLRKISLSLFIFCASTIAVSAQKSDTLSITLENVSYAYPVKYFPIAVEGQDVRMAYMDVAPTQMANGRTVLLFHGKNFGGYYWSGVIKALTARGFRVIVPDQIGFGKSSKPFIHYSFHQMATWNKALLDALGIQKASVLGHSMGGMLATRFALMYPEQTEKLLLENPIGLEDYRRFIPYVTTEQQYATELKSTAESVRKYYQSSYFTVWKPEYEELVRIAAGVTNSADFPRWAKVAAMTFTMIYEQPVVYEFINVRVPTVLFIGKEDKTIVGKGLLSADQQALYGQYRFLGKQTAAKIPGAKIIEFDACGHIPHIEIPTEFAVALVGSL, encoded by the coding sequence ATGCTTAGAAAAATATCATTATCCCTTTTTATATTTTGTGCTTCTACAATTGCAGTATCTGCTCAAAAGAGCGATACCCTTTCGATTACTTTAGAAAATGTCTCATATGCTTATCCGGTAAAATATTTTCCGATAGCCGTTGAGGGGCAGGACGTGCGTATGGCCTATATGGATGTTGCGCCAACTCAAATGGCCAATGGCCGTACAGTGCTGTTGTTTCATGGTAAAAATTTCGGAGGTTATTACTGGTCGGGTGTCATAAAAGCCCTTACTGCAAGAGGATTTAGAGTGATTGTTCCAGATCAGATTGGTTTTGGAAAGTCATCTAAGCCATTTATACACTATAGTTTCCATCAGATGGCTACCTGGAATAAGGCTTTGCTTGATGCGCTGGGTATACAAAAGGCAAGTGTTTTAGGCCATTCCATGGGTGGGATGCTTGCAACGAGGTTTGCCTTGATGTATCCAGAACAAACAGAAAAGCTGTTGCTTGAAAATCCAATAGGCCTGGAGGATTATCGCAGGTTTATACCCTATGTAACTACCGAGCAACAATATGCAACTGAATTAAAGTCAACTGCGGAGAGTGTGAGGAAGTACTATCAAAGTTCCTATTTCACGGTGTGGAAGCCAGAATATGAGGAACTGGTACGGATTGCGGCAGGGGTAACCAATAGTGCTGATTTCCCGAGGTGGGCAAAAGTTGCGGCTATGACATTTACCATGATTTACGAGCAGCCTGTGGTATACGAATTTATCAACGTCAGGGTGCCCACAGTTCTATTTATAGGTAAAGAAGATAAAACCATTGTTGGCAAAGGACTGCTTAGTGCAGACCAGCAAGCCCTGTATGGACAATATAGATTTTTAGGAAAACAAACCGCCGCCAAAATACCAGGTGCCAAAATTATCGAATTTGATGCCTGTGGTCATATTCCTCACATTGAAATTCCAACAGAGTTTGCTGTAGCCCTTGTAGGAAGCCTATAA
- a CDS encoding zinc-dependent peptidase — MYTILFILIPVFILIAYLILGRNKSNGGDLKELTETDRNLLLNHVHFYQQLDTVDKRKFEYKIQSFLADIRIEGIGIDVEPLDRLLIASSAIIPVFGFDSWKYKNLSSVLLYPDTFNKEFQFEGAERNILGMVGDGYMNGQMILSRSALQHGFSNASDKENTAIHEFVHLLDKSDGATDGIPNNLMKHEYTLPWVKMIHQEMQNIEQGKSDINPYAITNEAEFFAVVSEYFFEKPAQLKAKHPQLYQILSETFLQDLAGK, encoded by the coding sequence ATGTATACCATATTGTTTATACTTATTCCGGTATTTATCCTAATAGCATATCTCATTTTAGGACGGAATAAGTCAAATGGAGGGGATTTAAAAGAGCTCACGGAAACAGATCGTAACTTGCTACTTAACCACGTTCACTTTTATCAACAGTTGGACACTGTCGACAAACGAAAGTTTGAATACAAAATTCAGTCCTTTTTAGCCGATATACGAATTGAAGGCATTGGAATCGATGTTGAACCGCTGGACCGGCTATTGATTGCCTCCAGCGCCATCATCCCTGTTTTTGGTTTTGATAGCTGGAAATATAAGAACCTATCGAGCGTATTGCTGTATCCTGACACTTTTAATAAAGAGTTTCAATTTGAAGGTGCCGAAAGAAATATTTTAGGTATGGTTGGCGACGGCTATATGAATGGTCAAATGATTTTATCGCGATCGGCACTACAGCATGGTTTTTCTAATGCCTCAGACAAAGAAAACACGGCCATCCATGAATTTGTGCATTTACTGGACAAATCGGATGGTGCAACCGACGGTATACCGAATAACCTGATGAAACATGAATATACCCTACCCTGGGTAAAAATGATTCACCAGGAGATGCAAAACATTGAACAAGGCAAATCGGATATCAATCCTTACGCCATTACCAATGAAGCAGAGTTTTTTGCCGTAGTGTCAGAATATTTCTTTGAAAAACCTGCACAGTTGAAAGCAAAACACCCTCAGCTATACCAGATATTATCGGAAACCTTTCTCCAGGATCTTGCTGGCAAATAA
- a CDS encoding ABC transporter ATP-binding protein, with the protein MILEVKDLTKVYGDKRVVNIENLQIGLGETIGLVGNNGAGKTTFFRMILDLIRPSGGSVLSKGENVMQSDNWKNYTASFLDEGFLIDYLTPEEYFLFIGSLQNLTPAFVEDELKQYGDFFNGEILNKQKYIRDFSKGNQNKVGIAAALLQNPEILILDEPFANLDPTTQIRLKALIKSLKQQKAITTLISSHDLNHVTDVCDRIILLEKGKVIKDFHKDENTLMELEAYFSEQQDTV; encoded by the coding sequence ATGATTTTAGAAGTAAAAGATTTAACAAAAGTTTACGGCGACAAACGCGTTGTAAACATCGAGAATTTGCAAATTGGATTAGGGGAAACAATAGGATTGGTGGGCAATAATGGAGCGGGGAAAACCACTTTTTTCCGTATGATTTTAGATCTTATTCGCCCCTCGGGAGGCTCGGTCTTATCAAAAGGTGAAAATGTGATGCAAAGTGACAATTGGAAAAATTATACTGCGTCTTTCCTGGATGAAGGCTTTCTGATCGATTATTTAACTCCGGAAGAGTACTTTTTATTTATAGGAAGCCTTCAGAACCTTACGCCAGCTTTTGTTGAAGATGAATTGAAACAATATGGAGATTTCTTTAACGGTGAAATTTTAAATAAACAAAAATACATCAGAGATTTTTCAAAGGGCAATCAAAACAAAGTAGGAATAGCAGCCGCACTTTTACAAAATCCGGAGATATTAATATTGGACGAGCCCTTTGCCAATCTTGATCCAACTACACAAATCAGACTGAAGGCCCTGATAAAGTCGTTAAAACAGCAAAAAGCAATTACGACGTTAATATCCAGTCATGATTTAAATCATGTAACAGATGTATGCGATCGTATTATTCTTTTGGAAAAAGGCAAGGTGATCAAAGATTTCCACAAAGATGAAAACACTCTAATGGAACTTGAGGCCTATTTTTCGGAACAACAGGATACTGTATAG
- a CDS encoding Gfo/Idh/MocA family oxidoreductase translates to MEKAIVTGLLAFGMSGKVFHAPFIDAHPGFKFHAVLERNQKNAAEEYPGVKSYDTFEALIADPAIELVIVNTPNFTHADYTRRSLEAGKHVLVEKPFTATSAEAKELFDLARTLGKKIFIYHNRRWDSDCTSIQKVVESGQLGQINEVHYRYDRYRKAIGHKFFKEEPHPASGLMYDLGPHLLDQAISLFGKPKSFYKVLGKHRENTKVDDYFMIHLAYPNDLNIFLTSSLLVADPQKAFVLHGSAGSYVKGRSDVQEEQLLKGMKLSNPAYGIEPAESKGRLTIMDEDGIPQVSYTDSEKGNYIGLFEAVYQSIVNEIPYPVTEEQIITQLEILEA, encoded by the coding sequence ATGGAAAAAGCAATTGTAACAGGCTTACTGGCCTTCGGCATGTCGGGTAAAGTATTTCATGCACCTTTTATAGATGCACACCCTGGATTTAAATTTCATGCAGTGTTGGAACGCAATCAAAAAAATGCAGCGGAAGAATATCCCGGCGTAAAAAGTTACGACACCTTTGAAGCACTCATTGCCGATCCGGCCATTGAACTGGTAATTGTAAATACTCCCAATTTTACCCATGCCGACTATACACGAAGAAGTCTGGAGGCAGGCAAACATGTATTGGTTGAAAAACCTTTTACCGCAACATCCGCTGAAGCAAAAGAACTATTTGATCTGGCCAGAACTCTAGGCAAAAAAATATTTATTTATCATAACCGAAGATGGGACAGCGACTGCACTTCTATACAAAAAGTGGTAGAAAGTGGACAACTGGGACAAATAAATGAGGTCCATTATAGATATGATCGTTATAGAAAAGCCATTGGTCATAAATTTTTTAAAGAGGAGCCACATCCTGCAAGCGGATTAATGTATGATCTGGGGCCACATTTGCTTGATCAGGCCATTAGTTTATTCGGCAAACCGAAGTCGTTTTATAAGGTACTGGGCAAACACCGTGAAAACACCAAGGTGGATGACTATTTTATGATCCATTTGGCCTATCCGAATGATTTAAATATCTTCCTGACTTCCAGTCTGCTGGTCGCAGATCCTCAGAAAGCATTTGTATTACACGGATCGGCTGGATCCTATGTAAAAGGGCGTTCGGATGTTCAGGAAGAACAACTGTTGAAAGGGATGAAACTAAGTAATCCAGCCTACGGAATAGAGCCGGCTGAAAGTAAGGGGCGCCTGACCATTATGGATGAAGATGGGATTCCACAAGTAAGCTATACTGACTCGGAAAAAGGAAATTACATTGGTTTGTTTGAAGCGGTTTATCAGTCGATTGTGAATGAGATACCTTACCCGGTAACCGAGGAACAGATCATTACACAGCTGGAAATCCTTGAGGCTTAA
- a CDS encoding OmpA family protein encodes MMTSKFKIATFSIALALGAMAFQGCDSLTKTQKGAGIGAAAGGVLGAIIGKKAGNTAVGAIIGAAVGGTAGGFIGKRMDKQAAEIQNAIPNAEVIREGEGIIVKFDSGILFGFDKSDLTAQAKTNVKSLANSLNQYPGTDIKVIGHTDNKGTEAYNMGLSERRAAAVKAYAVSQGVPAARLITVGKGFSEPIEDNATEAGRAANRRVEVVIVANDQLKNEAKAQGK; translated from the coding sequence ATGATGACTTCAAAATTTAAAATAGCAACATTTAGTATAGCATTAGCCCTTGGTGCCATGGCATTTCAGGGTTGCGATAGTTTAACAAAAACCCAAAAAGGTGCTGGTATTGGCGCAGCAGCCGGTGGTGTATTGGGTGCTATTATAGGCAAAAAAGCAGGTAATACCGCTGTTGGTGCCATCATAGGTGCAGCTGTTGGAGGTACTGCGGGTGGTTTCATTGGAAAAAGAATGGATAAACAGGCTGCAGAAATCCAGAATGCTATTCCTAATGCTGAAGTAATCCGTGAAGGCGAGGGGATCATTGTGAAGTTTGACAGTGGTATCTTGTTTGGTTTCGATAAATCAGATTTAACCGCCCAAGCAAAAACCAATGTTAAATCATTAGCGAATTCATTAAACCAGTATCCTGGAACAGATATTAAAGTAATTGGCCATACCGACAACAAAGGTACAGAGGCTTACAATATGGGCTTATCGGAAAGAAGAGCTGCAGCAGTAAAAGCTTATGCAGTTTCTCAAGGTGTTCCTGCTGCAAGGCTGATCACTGTAGGAAAAGGTTTTTCAGAGCCAATTGAAGACAATGCTACTGAAGCTGGAAGAGCAGCAAACCGCAGAGTTGAGGTGGTTATTGTAGCGAACGATCAATTGAAAAACGAAGCAAAAGCTCAAGGAAAATAA